In one Dreissena polymorpha isolate Duluth1 chromosome 7, UMN_Dpol_1.0, whole genome shotgun sequence genomic region, the following are encoded:
- the LOC127838032 gene encoding zinc finger CCCH-type with G patch domain-containing protein-like, which yields MEEEELQSSLNTYKAQLQQVEQALRAAGSNTDLETLKNDLTELVNLTQESLLSLKKSKLLKQLDEDSADYSRFQTKGANPVLQVNSPSHSGAPSIDEEYAAFQEFLGDIEDEKTTENDKELPVKENIGGEHSVSEMYKEIIGTKCQAPFSQDWGHKSYGNALIVGVESEIETEIPKVKVMFCNPTHQSMLPCTYFLSGSCRFDQDQCRFSHGYAVPLEELKEYVDHDHSELKLESKCLARFHDDLWYKATVVDLHDSGVTVTFDSYQDDPVTLPWEDVIPLPDMSDELSSSSKEGTDDDVDDDITEVLPIDREESDDDDALPVFLWKPSSHGLGDLGRWEEHTKGIGSRLLQKMGYVPGQGLGCRGEGRVEPVPIQLLPQGKSLDRIMTLKELAGDRDIFDAMKQQERKDRKMVRKLEQQYHKLESRPDVFEFINKRLGGKKGKLSELVHEHQVQGHSKSNKDGRLHRSISEIDLKAKSDKNLNIQLLKTSEEMKTVEKELVKLKQSLNRNENRDKNIATKIRTKISSLEAYLNKLKTSESAIESHKQKRKDHKNLTTF from the exons ATGGAAGAGGAAGAGTTACAATCCTCACTGAACACTTATAAAGCACAG TTGCAACAAGTTGAACAAGCTTTACGGGCTGCTGGTAGCAATACAGATCTTGAAACATTGAAAAATGATTTAACTGAATTGGTTAATCTTACACAAG AAAGTTTGCTGTCTCTAAAGAAAAGTAAACTTTTAAAACAGCTTGATGAAGATTCTGCTGATTACAGTCGTTTCCAAACAAAGGGAGCTAACCCTGTTTTGCAAGTGAACTCTCCTAGCCACAGTGGTGCCCCTTCTATTGATGAGGAATATGCGGCTTTTCAG GAATTTTTAGGTGATATCGAAGATGAAAAAACTACTGAAAATGACAAAGAATTACCAGTTAAAGAGAATATTGGAGGTGAACACTCCGTTTCTGAGATGTACAAAGAAATAATAGGTACCAAATGTCAGGCCCCATTCTCCCAGGACTGGGGCCACAAGTCATATGGAAACGCTCTCATTGTTGGAGTGGAGTCGGAGATAGAAACGGAAATACCAAAG GTGAAGGTTATGTTCTGTAACCCCACCCATCAGTCCATGTTGCCGTGTACATACTTCCTGTCTGGCAGCTGCAGATTTGATCAGGACCAATGCAG GTTCAGTCACGGCTATGCAGTGCCCCTTGAGGAGCTGAAAGAATATGTAGACCATGACCACAG tgAATTGAAGCTTGAGAGCAAGTGTCTGGCAAGGTTCCACGATGACCTTTGGTACAAGGCCACGGTCGTTGACCTTCATGACTCAGGGGTCACGGTAACTTTCGATAGTTACCAGGATGATCCAGTGACCCTGCCCTGGGAGGATGTGATTCCATTACcag ACATGTCAGATGAGCTATCGTCCTCCTCTAAGGAAGGCACAGACGATGACGTCGACGATGACATCACGGAGGTTCTTCCCATTGATCGGGAGGAGAGTGACGATGATGACGCACTTCCTGTGTTCCTATGGAAACCATCAAGTCACGGACTGGGTGATCTTGGAAGGTGGGAGGAGCATACTAAG GGTATAGGCAGTCGTTTGCTACAGAAGATGGGTTATGTGCCGGGACAGGGGCTTGGCTGTAGGGGCGAGGGCCGGGTAGAACCAGTACCCATTCAGCTGCTACCCCAGG GCAAGTCTCTGGACAGAATTATGACCCTGAAGGAACTGGCAGGTGACCGAGATATATTCGATGCCATGAAGCAACAAGAGAGGAAGGACAGAAAGATGGTGCGGAAACTGGAGCAGCAGTATCACAAGCTGGAGAGTAGGCCGGACGTGTTTGAGTTCATAAATAAACGGCTTGGAGGAAAGAAAG GCAAGCTGAGTGAGCTTGTACATGAAcatcaagttcaaggtcattcaaagtcAAACAAAGACGGCCGGCTACACCGCAGTATATCAGAGATAGACCTCAAAGCAAAATCAGACAAAAATCTAAATATACAG CTTCTGAAAACCAGCGAGGAAATGAAGACGGTGGAAAAAGAGCTTGTAAAGTTGAAACAATCACTTAACAGAAATGAAAACAG